One genomic window of Ktedonobacteraceae bacterium includes the following:
- the pcaF gene encoding 3-oxoadipyl-CoA thiolase gives MEEAVILSAVRTPIGRYAGSLKDVRPDDLAALVIAEAVRRAGIDAGSVEDVILGCANQAGEDNRNVARMALLLAGLPVHVAGQTVNRLCGSGLQAINSAAQAIATGAGDTFVAGGVESMTRAPFVLGKADSAFSRSMNLQDTTLGWRFVNPRLSAMHHPYSMGETAENVAERYSVSRADQDAYALRSHQRAVAAQWAGRFAEEIVPVTIPQKKGEPVIVAQDEQPRPDTTLEKLAALKPVFRKDGSVTAGNSSGINDGAAALVLTSLSRARELGLRPRARIVATAVAGVDPAYMGLGPIPATRKVLQRAGLSIKDIDLIELNEAFAAQTLQCIRELEIDQEKLNVNGGAIALGHPLGCSGARLVVTLLHELERRGGRYGLATMCIGVGQGIATIIDISTPAGVE, from the coding sequence ATGGAAGAAGCGGTTATCCTCTCAGCGGTACGTACTCCCATCGGACGCTATGCGGGGAGTTTGAAGGATGTGCGCCCGGATGACCTGGCCGCGCTGGTGATAGCGGAAGCGGTACGCCGGGCGGGTATTGATGCCGGTAGTGTTGAAGATGTTATTCTTGGCTGCGCGAACCAGGCCGGCGAGGACAACCGCAACGTTGCCCGTATGGCGTTGTTGCTGGCCGGTCTGCCGGTTCACGTTGCCGGGCAGACCGTTAACCGGCTATGCGGCTCCGGCTTGCAGGCCATTAATAGCGCCGCTCAGGCCATCGCGACCGGCGCGGGTGACACGTTTGTGGCGGGGGGCGTGGAGAGTATGACGCGCGCGCCATTTGTGCTGGGCAAGGCCGATAGCGCCTTCAGTCGCAGCATGAACCTGCAGGATACCACCCTTGGCTGGCGCTTCGTCAATCCTCGCCTCTCCGCCATGCATCATCCCTACAGTATGGGTGAAACGGCGGAGAATGTGGCCGAGCGTTACTCGGTCAGCCGCGCCGATCAGGATGCTTACGCGCTGCGCAGCCACCAGCGAGCGGTAGCCGCGCAGTGGGCAGGCCGTTTCGCGGAAGAAATCGTGCCGGTGACCATCCCGCAGAAAAAGGGGGAGCCGGTTATCGTTGCCCAGGATGAGCAGCCGCGCCCGGATACCACATTGGAGAAGCTGGCCGCGCTCAAGCCCGTCTTTCGCAAAGATGGAAGCGTGACGGCAGGCAACTCTTCGGGAATCAATGATGGCGCGGCTGCCCTGGTGCTGACATCCCTGAGCCGTGCCCGGGAACTCGGCCTGCGCCCTCGCGCGCGCATTGTGGCCACCGCAGTAGCGGGTGTCGATCCGGCGTATATGGGCCTCGGTCCCATTCCTGCCACGCGCAAGGTCTTACAGCGCGCCGGTCTGAGCATCAAGGATATCGATTTGATCGAACTGAACGAGGCTTTTGCCGCCCAGACCCTGCAATGCATAAGAGAACTGGAGATCGACCAGGAAAAGCTCAATGTCAACGGCGGTGCCATCGCGCTTGGTCATCCGCTTGGCTGCAGCGGAGCGCGCCTGGTCGTCACATTATTGCATGAGCTGGAGCGGCGCGGCGGTCGCTATGGCCTGGCAACCATGTGCATAGGCGTGGGCCAGGGGATCGCGACGATCATCGATATTTCAACCCCGGCCGGGGTCGAGTAA
- a CDS encoding enoyl-CoA hydratase-related protein, producing the protein MPENYQYILVDRDERVGIVTLNRPEVLNALNHHVVSELASALEAFDNDDDIRCIVITGAGDRAFAAGADIKEMSDKSPIDMMLGGFEAWQRIRGIHKPLIAAVGGYALGGGCELAMHCDMIVASENAKFGQPEILLGVIPGAGGTQRLARTIGKYRTMEMVLTGAQIPAQELANLGLVNRVVPRGEHLAEAVKLAKTVAAQAPIAVRLAKEAVQAAFETSLTEGLELERRNFFLLFATEDMREGMRAFLEKRKANFQGR; encoded by the coding sequence ATGCCAGAAAATTACCAATATATTTTAGTTGATCGTGATGAGCGCGTCGGCATCGTCACCCTCAATCGCCCGGAAGTCCTCAATGCCCTCAATCATCATGTTGTGAGCGAGCTTGCCAGCGCGTTGGAAGCATTTGACAACGATGATGATATCAGGTGCATAGTCATTACCGGCGCTGGCGACAGGGCTTTTGCGGCGGGGGCCGATATCAAGGAAATGTCCGATAAATCGCCCATCGACATGATGCTAGGTGGCTTTGAAGCCTGGCAGCGCATCCGGGGGATTCACAAGCCCCTGATCGCGGCTGTCGGTGGCTACGCGCTTGGCGGTGGCTGCGAACTGGCCATGCATTGCGACATGATCGTCGCTTCTGAGAATGCAAAGTTTGGCCAGCCCGAAATTCTGCTCGGCGTCATCCCCGGAGCCGGTGGAACGCAACGCCTGGCGCGCACCATCGGCAAATACCGCACCATGGAAATGGTACTGACCGGCGCGCAGATTCCGGCGCAGGAACTGGCCAATCTGGGCCTGGTAAATCGTGTCGTGCCAAGGGGCGAACACCTGGCGGAAGCGGTTAAACTCGCCAAAACGGTGGCTGCCCAGGCCCCTATCGCCGTGCGCCTGGCAAAAGAAGCAGTCCAGGCCGCGTTTGAAACCTCGCTCACCGAAGGCCTGGAGCTGGAGCGCAGGAACTTCTTCCTGCTCTTCGCCACCGAAGATATGCGCGAAGGCATGCGCGCTTTCCTCGAAAAGCGGAAAGCGAATTTCCAGGGGAGATAA
- the otsB gene encoding trehalose-phosphatase translates to MPLTDIHTVLSQRPRGLVLDIDGTLSPIAPTPEEARLYPGVASLLERAREHAHVAIVTGRSIESGAAIVNVEGLTYVGNHGLEWCDGLPSTHKVQIVPQALPFVEPGKQLLDLAELELVAMPGVLIERKRTGGSIHYRLSPDPEEAREKILALLAEPARELHMRLSEGKYVVEIRTPLSIDKGVSLRRFVELHQLRGVIYAGDDRTDLDAVLEVARLRQDGLAALAIVVEHNDTLPALLERADIIVHGVEGMVALLRQIVDEL, encoded by the coding sequence ATGCCGCTTACAGATATACACACAGTTCTCTCGCAGCGCCCTCGTGGGCTTGTTCTGGACATTGATGGGACGCTGAGTCCTATCGCGCCTACGCCGGAAGAGGCGCGTCTTTATCCCGGTGTAGCTTCTTTATTGGAGCGCGCGCGGGAGCATGCTCATGTTGCTATTGTCACGGGACGCAGCATAGAAAGCGGCGCGGCAATAGTGAATGTTGAGGGATTGACCTATGTCGGCAATCACGGCCTGGAATGGTGCGATGGCTTGCCCTCGACGCACAAGGTACAAATAGTGCCGCAGGCGCTGCCATTCGTGGAGCCAGGCAAACAATTGCTGGACCTGGCGGAACTGGAACTCGTCGCAATGCCAGGAGTACTGATAGAACGCAAGCGTACCGGCGGATCAATACACTATCGCCTTTCTCCCGACCCGGAAGAGGCACGTGAAAAGATACTGGCGCTGCTGGCAGAGCCTGCGCGGGAGCTGCATATGCGTTTGAGCGAGGGCAAATATGTAGTGGAGATCAGGACACCACTGTCAATAGACAAAGGAGTGTCTTTGCGACGTTTCGTAGAGCTTCACCAGTTGCGGGGCGTGATCTATGCCGGAGATGACCGCACCGATCTGGATGCCGTCCTGGAGGTAGCACGCTTGCGACAAGATGGCTTAGCGGCCCTGGCGATTGTTGTTGAGCATAACGATACGCTGCCAGCACTGCTGGAGCGCGCGGATATCATCGTGCATGGAGTGGAGGGTATGGTGGCACTACTGCGCCAGATAGTCGATGAATTGTAA
- a CDS encoding trehalose-6-phosphate synthase: MSTQMALQKRPSRLIHADRLIIATNRGPVEFFLSQGKTLKYRRGAGGMVTALADAGNSNNVTWVALSMTEGDRIAFKESQDGLLPSPLPGQKMQLRYVTIPRLVYRKHYEKISNQLLWFLQHYLYDLHTEKLSDEVIQDAWKNGYSKANQAIADAVCEELQREETPAVVMLHDYHLYLAPAMIRACYPSVVLQHFIHIPWPEGRYWNFLPSNIAYAIFSGLVGNDILGFQTENDASNFLQGAEMFLEGVEVEHDTVKGGGTIYWRGRTTQVNAYPISISVVQERKIVQSAAGKRAAEKMRPLLNEKTIVRVDRVEPTKNILRGFQAFAQMLDEHPELQGKVNFLAFLVPSRQSLTVYQRHNAEIVKLIEEINQKYGTDTWTPIHAFFQNDRVEALAAMQFYDVLLVNPIIDGMNLVAKEGPVVNKKDGVLVLSRTAGVYQQMAKACIPTSPTDTAETAHALYKALMLPPQERHRLATLARQEVEQHDLSHWLRRQVEDINALLDTATSAPLPLPLKEVSSNAG, translated from the coding sequence ATGTCGACGCAGATGGCGCTACAAAAAAGGCCTTCTCGCTTGATACACGCTGATCGTCTTATCATTGCCACCAACCGCGGCCCCGTCGAATTCTTCTTAAGTCAGGGCAAAACGCTCAAATACCGCAGGGGAGCAGGCGGAATGGTCACAGCGCTCGCAGATGCTGGCAACTCCAATAATGTCACCTGGGTAGCCTTGTCGATGACCGAAGGAGATCGTATTGCATTTAAAGAATCCCAGGATGGATTACTGCCCTCCCCATTGCCCGGTCAAAAGATGCAGCTTCGCTACGTCACCATTCCCAGGCTTGTTTACCGCAAACACTATGAGAAGATCAGTAACCAGTTACTCTGGTTTTTACAGCACTACCTCTACGATCTTCATACGGAAAAACTGAGCGATGAGGTGATTCAAGATGCGTGGAAAAATGGCTATAGTAAGGCCAATCAGGCCATCGCGGATGCCGTATGCGAGGAGCTTCAACGCGAGGAAACCCCGGCCGTTGTTATGCTGCATGACTACCACCTGTATCTCGCGCCCGCGATGATTCGCGCCTGCTATCCCTCCGTCGTTTTGCAGCATTTTATTCATATTCCGTGGCCCGAGGGGCGTTACTGGAATTTCTTGCCCAGTAATATTGCGTATGCTATCTTTAGTGGTCTCGTTGGCAATGATATTCTTGGTTTCCAGACCGAGAATGACGCCAGTAATTTCTTGCAGGGTGCGGAGATGTTCCTCGAAGGGGTTGAAGTTGAACACGATACCGTGAAAGGCGGGGGAACCATTTACTGGCGCGGGCGCACTACCCAGGTAAACGCTTATCCCATTTCCATTTCTGTCGTCCAGGAGCGCAAAATTGTACAGAGCGCTGCCGGAAAAAGAGCCGCTGAGAAGATGCGCCCCCTGCTTAATGAGAAGACCATTGTGCGTGTTGATCGTGTTGAGCCGACAAAAAACATCCTGCGCGGCTTCCAGGCATTTGCCCAGATGCTCGATGAGCATCCCGAATTGCAAGGCAAAGTCAATTTTCTGGCCTTTCTCGTCCCATCGCGCCAATCATTGACGGTGTACCAGCGCCACAATGCTGAGATTGTGAAGCTGATAGAAGAGATCAATCAGAAATACGGGACGGATACGTGGACGCCCATTCATGCGTTTTTCCAGAACGATCGCGTAGAAGCCCTTGCCGCTATGCAATTTTATGACGTGCTGCTGGTGAATCCGATTATTGACGGTATGAACCTGGTTGCCAAGGAAGGGCCTGTCGTCAACAAAAAGGATGGTGTCCTGGTACTATCGCGCACAGCCGGAGTTTACCAGCAAATGGCGAAGGCCTGTATTCCTACCTCGCCTACCGATACAGCCGAGACCGCCCACGCCCTCTATAAGGCCCTGATGCTGCCTCCCCAGGAACGCCACAGGTTAGCGACGCTGGCGCGGCAGGAAGTCGAGCAGCATGACCTGAGCCACTGGTTGCGCCGGCAGGTAGAAGATATCAACGCGCTGCTGGATACGGCCACTTCTGCTCCCTTGCCCCTTCCATTGAAGGAGGTGTCTTCGAATGCGGGATAA
- the rph gene encoding ribonuclease PH, with the protein MTRIDGRSQIQLRPVKLTVDYLDYAEGSVLIEAGKTRVLCAASVEEKVPPFLEGTGKGWVTAEYAMLPRATHTRSSREREGRVSGRTQEIQRLIGRSLRAVVDMQQLGARTITLDCDVLQADGGTRTASITGAYVALYRACSLLVTRGLLAAHPVRTAVAAVSVGIVGGEIMLDLCYEEDSRADVDFNVVMTAQHQFVEVQGTGEGGVFDRGSMDKLISLAEQGIDQLLELQKQYL; encoded by the coding sequence ATGACACGGATTGATGGGCGCTCTCAGATACAACTTCGCCCGGTAAAACTCACCGTCGATTATTTGGATTACGCCGAAGGCTCTGTTCTGATTGAAGCCGGAAAGACGCGCGTGTTGTGCGCGGCCAGCGTGGAAGAAAAGGTACCACCATTTCTGGAGGGAACCGGTAAGGGCTGGGTTACGGCGGAATATGCGATGCTGCCGCGCGCAACGCATACGCGCAGTTCTCGCGAGCGTGAGGGTAGGGTGAGCGGCCGCACGCAGGAAATTCAGCGACTGATCGGGCGCTCATTGCGCGCGGTCGTAGATATGCAACAGTTGGGAGCACGCACGATTACGCTGGATTGTGATGTATTGCAGGCCGATGGAGGCACGCGCACGGCTTCGATTACCGGCGCGTACGTGGCATTGTACCGCGCCTGCTCGCTATTAGTGACGCGAGGCCTGCTGGCAGCGCACCCGGTACGCACAGCTGTAGCGGCGGTGAGTGTGGGCATCGTAGGCGGCGAGATTATGCTGGACCTGTGCTATGAAGAGGATTCACGCGCCGACGTTGACTTCAACGTGGTGATGACAGCACAACACCAGTTCGTGGAGGTGCAGGGAACCGGCGAGGGCGGCGTTTTCGACCGTGGCTCCATGGATAAGCTCATCTCGCTGGCCGAACAGGGGATTGACCAGTTGCTCGAGTTGCAGAAGCAGTACTTGTGA